CACAGTTCTTACCTCAGTGATTAAACCCCTTTAAAAAATCAATTTCTCGCTCGAACAAGTGtcgagaagttttttttttttatccggaCCATTTTACTTGAAATGGATGAAGATGTCGCCTTTTCTGATATCGATCCTGAAGAAGTTGAGGAGAAAGAGGTACGTACGACTCATCACTATGTGCCGTGTACGCGTTCAAATCAAACAACTTCAGActgcatttttgtttgaaataaacaaaaggtCGTAATTGTAAAGAATCTTAGCATCCAAAACGTGATCAGAATAATGTTAAATGAGGAATGAGTTGTGTAGGACTCATCTCTGAGTGTGTTCCTTTCTGCAGATTCGTGAGCTAACGCAAGAAACGATAAACCAAGGGCTCTCGCTCTTGTGTCGGACAGGAAATGGACTGCAACACGCCTTTGTCAAACTGGAACTTGTGGACAAGTATGAACACTGACTAACTGCTTGTGTCACTTTTATTGACTGATTACTGATGTCCTGACGTTACCAGAGGTCTGATCGACATTACTTCAGTCGGCCGCTATATTCACCTTCGCTTCCTTGACGTTTCTGGTAACCAGCTGAGTGACCTTTCACCTGTGGCATCACTGACCCAGCTACTTTGGCTAAAGGCAGGTGGTGCTTAACAAATTCATCAGGAAATGTTTTCTGATTCATGGTGAATCTGTTATGTCATGCAGGTGGACAATAATGCCATCAGCACATTTGTAGGTCAACCACTGGATAAGCTAACTTTCCTGCAGTGGCTGAGTGCGTCTTCAAACTGCCTGAAAGACCTGGATGGTCTGGCGGTACCATCGCTTGAGAGCCTCAATCTCTCAGGTGAGGATTCCTGCAAGATTTGAGAAGATGTTGCCTctctttttatattgttttcaaCTTTCTCTCTAGGAAATGGTTATTCTTCAATGCGCAGTTTTCAAGGTGACAACTTTGCTAACCTTGTAACCCTGGAGTTAAGGGGAAACCAACTGGAAACCACCGATGGCATAAACCTCCCGAATTTACGCCGATTGTATCTGGTAAATGATGATGCACTTGAATGGATAACAGAACCGAGTTTGCTTAAATCCTTGGTCTCTCACAGGCTCAGAATAGCATTAATCGCCTGGAGGGATTGGACAATTTGCCAAAGCTTGTGATTCTTCATCTTCGGGACAATCTTCTTGAGAATTTGGATGGTCTTTCTCCCCAACTGAAAAGTCTTCAATACCTTAATATCAGGTATTCATGATGACATAAACCCTTCTTGTTCTGAAGTGAGAGTTAACATTAGAAAGAAGCTTAACACAAAGGACAATAAGTCAACAATTAcattttccttctcttcttccgTGTCAGAGGCAATGCAATAGCAGATGAAAACGCCCTGCAAGCTCTTAAATTCCTATCCAAAAGTCTGCAAGCTTTGGTTCTGTACGAAAATCCAATTTCCGACAAGACGGACTACAGGACCGATGTTCTGATGGTCATACCCTCGCTGGAGCGACTGGACAAAGATGCAGTCACTCTTGAGGAGAGGGAGGATGTCTTGGAAAGAATTAAGGTAAAAGAGCTGCTGTTGGTGTGTGATGTGAACTTGCTGATCATTGTCTCATCTGTGTTCAGGAACTGAAAGAAGAAGAGTCGGCAACAGAACTGTAGACACTCAGTTGTAACCCACAGGCATTGATATAGATCCATGAACTGTTTCTCCTAAATGCTCTTTCAGGGTGACAACGCAAAGTGTTGCAGTGTAAATGAcactgctgtttgtgttgcctggcaacatTGTTCACTGAGTGAGGATAAGTGCACAACTTCCTTGTCCTCGCCTACCTGCTCGCCTACAGTTACAAATCCGTGCATGATTGCATTGGATAGATAAGACATGAGGAGAAGGCTTGTGGAGTTTCCTGAATTACTTGCTTCTCACCACTCACAATCACCCAGTGTTTCTCAACaaggaaataaatgtttcttCTGGAAAGGTGGAGTGTCTGGAATGTGATCTGTTTCCTAACACTGCCTTGTATGTGTACATTTATTTGTGCTCATTTTCCTCATAGGAGGATTTCATTTGGTTTTGAAAACCTGATACACCTGATGCAAGTGCTTGATGATCAACAAGTTAAATTGCTAAATGctataatgttttgttttttttaaaacaccttCTTATTAAAAGATTTTTCCTGTGAGAGCCATCATAATGTATAGCTTGTGTTGTACTCAGGTATTTGTTATCTTGCTGAGAGAATGAAGAAACCTTGGAGATTTGAGTTACATAATATTCCTGGGTGAGTGCAACCAATGAATTGTTAAAATACGCCGCGCATACAATGACCTAGCAAAGTGGTCTGTTAATTATATAGTCATGATATCAAGGTTGCAAAGATTTATGTAGTTCCTTTACAAAgatcaataaatatattattatttaatgtaatTATCTAACTTGCTAATTGCCTCTTAATGTTTATGATATATATGTTTATAATATTATTGATCAGTTTTATGTGTATTCATTGTCAATGGCTGCAATTTGATGTTCGGTGTGCTAAAACGTTTTGTAAATTATCTGAAGCAGAATAAATCATGGACTTATACTGTTATCTGACTCTTGTGCTATGAGAGATTTATTgcaaatgaatatatttatgtatCTTATAATCACTTATTTTAAACGAGCTACAGCATGTACTAACAGGTATTGTCCAGTAGATGTCAGTGTGCAGCCTTGAACTTTCTTTTGGTTACAAACTGAAGAAAAGAATAAGAATCACTGACGCGTTTGGTTGGCACTTTTTGATTTATGTAGTGTAAAGTGTAAGACCTGAATCAGTTCCTGCTTGCCCTGCTGAGGACCTTTCGCCGCCAGTCGTCCTCCAATCGCCTGCTGACGTGGGCGTGGTCGACTCCAGGGGCATAAATCTCTAGCTCCATaattctcttcctccttctctgtgGGACTGGCAGCCGGTTGCTAGCAGCTCCGCAAGCAGCAGCGTGGTGCGACGTCAAACCTGAGACCTCCAAACCAGCAACTATTCTGCATTATTCAAGTCGTCTGGACCGCTCAGTGAACGCACAGTAAACATGACTAGCTACCACAAACCCGACGAGAAAACTCTCCAGGGGCTCAAAGACGTCGCCAACAAGCTGAGGATTAACTCCATCAAGGCAACATGCGCTTCCAACTCTGGGTGAAGTATTTTAATCGTGATAGTTTGCCTAAAGTTGTCAAAATTTCCCCATGTTTAGGGGCAGTTTCCGGCGTGCATCAGTTGCAGGCCTGTGTGCACGTGCTAGATCACACGTTCTTATGCAACACATCTGCTAAAACAAGCCTTTTATTTGTGCACAAACCCCTTCTTAGCGCAGGTCAACACGTATGTGCGTATTTAAACGAATATAATAAGTGTTGCAAACGCATTCATTAACCCTGTATTTATGCCCCAATGACCCAGGTCATTAAAAGTTGccttaaaaaaatctattttctgcGGGACGTAGCAACGTTTGCTAACATCGTCGCAATGACTCAGCAAAGTGTCCAAGTCACGTGGCCTTGGTTTTGTTAACAAATTATTAACAAGTATAATAAATCCTGCAAGTGCAATTGATAAAATGCTATAGGGCCACatgattctgttgtttttttctggggTGCAGACACTTTAAATGTCAACAGTGACCCGTGTAGTAGTTCAAACGGGATGAGGATGTGCTGGTGTCAGATGCTG
This portion of the Synchiropus splendidus isolate RoL2022-P1 chromosome 18, RoL_Sspl_1.0, whole genome shotgun sequence genome encodes:
- the lrrc23 gene encoding leucine-rich repeat-containing protein 23, translating into MDEDVAFSDIDPEEVEEKEIRELTQETINQGLSLLCRTGNGLQHAFVKLELVDKGLIDITSVGRYIHLRFLDVSGNQLSDLSPVASLTQLLWLKVDNNAISTFVGQPLDKLTFLQWLSASSNCLKDLDGLAVPSLESLNLSGNGYSSMRSFQGDNFANLVTLELRGNQLETTDGINLPNLRRLYLAQNSINRLEGLDNLPKLVILHLRDNLLENLDGLSPQLKSLQYLNIRGNAIADENALQALKFLSKSLQALVLYENPISDKTDYRTDVLMVIPSLERLDKDAVTLEEREDVLERIKELKEEESATEL